The sequence agttcattattaatacacttaatgatatatttacttataatttaacataattaaccaagtgtatcaatatcttaatatgattcatatgtgcttagtaagacgttgttataacgataatcgttatatatatcattttcgagtttcttaaattcaatagtctcatttttatgtatataactcattgttaaaatacctaatgagatacttacttatcataatatcatgttaactatatatatagctatatatatgtcatcatatagtttttacaagttttaacgttcgtgaatcaccggtcaacttgggtggtcaattgtctatatgaaacctatttcaattaatcaagtcttaacaagtttgattgcttaacatgttggaaacacttaatcatgtaaatatcaattttatttaatatatataaacatgaaaaagttcggatcactacatggGACAGCGTCCAAACACCCGGGCTTCTGGatttgctgaaatttcacaagtgcacgaaccaaacttcaaaccaaCACAaatcatgaaccgtaaacattcaaaacgcataccatacatcgttggaaaggtaatttaacgaggaatacaactaaacacatttcattaatcaAATCTCACATTTACGATAACTGAATTCTCatcgaatgatcatttaatgctcaccatttaatgtttcaagctcataaatgaaattaatgattcggaaacttaacacacacatataatacactgtttcgtaggtaattatgcatacaatactactaaacacttacaaacaacatttcaaagcatttaatgcatcaaaattcacatttaaggctaccaaaccctaaccaaaaatcataaactcatcAATCGTGTGattggagtctttctaagtcaacctacataccatattgaagctagtgatgctagtaacacatttaatacatgcactttaacatCTATCAACATTTAATtaatcaaatctcaagattaaacaagtcatttttcaagtttaagctagttacaccaaaatgacaagaacgagcaaacaattcatatattcaagttagacttgagccatagacactaattaacacttttataagtcaagaacactaagaacaagaaatctagagtttcCAAAAAGTTACCCAagagagatgaagttggtatggaattgaagaggaagatgcaaggattccaaatatgtaatttgttttgatatttgcttccttgaattgatttagatgatgattctttgttgagtaggttgagagaaaaatggaagtatCAAAAGAGAAAAAGGGAGGTGAATCAATGGTGGAGAGgagatggttgactagttgacctagttgaaactttggtcccttggcaacattagtccctcgagtttaaaagtaggtgcgtgaattaactaaacgaattattTATAAAAAAGGGCCAAATAacgggtgatgttataattaaataacggactttaaaataattaaacggaaagtaaatggaaaaataCGGGTTATTACACATATATTATGCTGACGCCACAACGAGGATCAACAACGTATGCGTCTTCGCAACCAATTCCTAATATTGCAAGCAATCAATATAGCGGGACACAATATGTCTCGACTCAATCAAATAGCTTTATATCTCAGTTGCAGCAAGTCGCGCCATCGCATTTGGCACCAGCTTTCAAAGAACCAGCGTGAGTACAAGAATTTATGAGCAATTGGTTCGCAGTGATGCAAGGACAAAAAGCTAAGCAAAGTCTTGAGCTAGCTCCTACAACGGAAAATTTTGTGCCACATATTGCAAATCATCCCTTCATAGTAGCACCTGTGTTACCTTTAACATTGGGAAGTTACGATGGATTGTCAGATCCAGACGATTTTTTGCAAAAATTTAAAGGAACTGCAAGAACACACAGCTGGGGTGATGCGGTAGCATGCCATATGCTACCAATAGTGCTGCAAGGAGTAGCAAGGGAATGGTTCAATAACTTGTCAGCCCAAAGCATTACAGGTTTTGCGAACTTGCGCTCAAGATTTCTATTAAATTTTCACAATATGCGCGCCCGCAAAAGAACACATGTCGAATGCCACGCCATTAAGCAGAAACCAAAAGAAAGTTTGGGAGAAATCGTAGACAGGTACACCAAGGGAGGTGGCCAAAATACAAGACCTGCCAGAAAGCCAGAAGGTGTTCGACTTTATAAATTGTATAGATACGAACAGACATCTACCTTTATGGCAGCGGTTATGCAGAAAAGTGCCAGATACTTACGCAGAAGCTATAAAAGAAACACATGATTATATGCGTGCACAAGAAGACATAAAGCAAAATTGCGGAAATGCCTCTTCAAGCACGGATATTAATGACGATTATTATCGAGTGCAAAGAAGAGGATCATAATCTGGAAAGCGCTATGGTGGTAGTGGTCCATCTCGAAGTGGTAATTACTGGTCAATCCATAATTAATGAATTACTTAATTACGAATTGAGTGCAATAACATTatgatggaggatgggatgtttgatgattattttgggccccgatgattgtCTTTTACTttagcaatcaagtgatcaaccaccccgacccggtcttgattgtcaattagcatgattcaccttagcaCGATGTAAAAAtctcttgggcaagatcacaagtggaaatcacaaaggcttgggcaaatgaCAAAGAattaacaacctataaatgagaggccatgctctctatttatagtattctatACATTCGTGGTCTGCGGATTGCTTAACTCTCCGCGGAAATTTATTGAAATGACCCGCAGTCTTTTATAAGTTCGGAAGCATAACTGTTTTACTTATTTTCAATTAATATTCCATAACTTTGGATTATAGTTCGCACAATTCTGTTCTTaacctttagcaaataaaatatacatatacaatgctatgtatattatcaagtccccccagtttattatgatacatctcGCATAGCAGATGTATCATGAAAAACTCTAAAAAATAAAACCATGCTTCCTTTAAACATATTCGCAagtgatttttaataattttaaccATCGAATTATTACCGTTGATTTTATGAAGTTCAACGCATAATTACAACGGTAACTATCGCAAAACTGTCAAATTAGAAACGctgtaacggctagaaaattaccgtttacacgttgcggtaattttagccgTTTAAATTTAAGCATTACCCTTTCAACTTACTCGCCTCAATTTCAATTATAAATAGCTGGATAACTCGCATAAAAAACTTTACGCTCTCTCACTCAATTACGTGTTCAATCAAATTCATCTGCTCACACGCGTTGTTTGCAATTAATCAATTCAACCTTAATACCTTCAATTCATCAGTCGTTTTACTTATCTTACTACAAATGGCATCTTCTTCATCTGCTCATACTCCTGGAGGTTTCGTTTCATATATGACGGAAACGAAACTCCAAACCCTACAGCAGTGGTACCCTCCACTTGCTCAATTTGTTCCCACCGCACCTTCAGTGGAAGATCGAGCTAACGCTCCCCCCAAAGGGATGATTACTACTTATGAGGCCGCCATCTCTCAAGGCAACCTACGCTTTCCACTTACTCAATTTTTTCGCAGTGTCTGCGAATATTACAAGATCGCTATTGCTCAACTTCATCCGAACGTGATTAACAAAACCGTATTGTTTGAGATGTACTGTAATGCTATCAACAAACAACCGCTGCTTAATGTGTTTCACTCATGCAATAGGCTTGTGCTATACGATGCGGGATGGTTCTCATTCCGCAGTAAGCTTGGCGTAATGACTTCGCCAAAAGACTCGATTGGCAACTGGCGTGGTTCTTTCTTTTTTATCAACAACACCACTCATGTGGATAGCAGTATACCAAAAAAGTGGTGTACTGAACTTGATGCCACTCTTAATGACAGGCCTACACTTGACGATCTTGAAAATGACATTCTCAAGACCCTCAAGGGTGCAGGCCTAATCCTGCGAACATACTCAAATATACCGTTGTACATTGGTAGGGTTTGGATCCAGTGGCCATGGAGCGACTGCGATGCACTTTTAATCGACTAAATGAATAATGGTATTTCGCGTAAACTTTTcacattatataatatatatttttttcttgtcTTCGCATATCCTTATGCGTTTTGATTTTCGCAGTGATTGAGCTTGACCTAATCATGAGGTCAGTAGATATTAGCAGGATCAGACCTGCTCGCCGCTTAAAAAATGGCACCGGCAAAATTATCCCAATTGATGAACCAATCATCAACACGCTTTTCATTTCCGGCGGTGAAGACCGCGTAAGCGGAAAGCCACAGAAAGTGCAACTACCCCGCGTAAAAGACGCATGCGCACTATATCTGAACAAGAAACAAGTAAGCAATTGTTAATTTCACAAGATATGTTCATTACGCACTTATTATTTCCGCACAGATTTGCTATGTTTGCTTATCTGTTTGTAGTTGTCCTTTCAGATTCAACTGGTGAAGCAACACCGCTCAACAATATTATCGAGAGTATCCCCACGGATATTCTTGAAGAGCTTGGGCATGAGGACTTAACAATTCCTTCCCAAAGAAGAATCAATTATACCAGAAGCTCTACAAATTCATTCGCAAAGAAATGAAAAATCAATACCGCAAGCTGACATATCCTCAAGTGGAAAGACAGCGACTGCACAATTGCTATAATGCAATTTGCCTAGCTGTTGACAACATTGAGCGTTTCACCGAAATTTCTGATGAATATGAAAAGCAAGTCAAAAGAGCTAATGTGAAAGAAAAACGCAGAGGGTTGAGGCACAGCTCAAAAAGGTTGCAGAGGAAAACGCTAAACTCAGAAAGAGGGCGAAGAATGCTGAAAAAGAATTCGCTCAGCTTGTCAAGTATCTACCGAAATTCGCAGACAAAGTGATGGATTCGAAACCAGTCACTGAAAAATTCCGAGCATATGCCCAAGCATCCAAACTCGCTACACGCTGCGAGTGGTATGACTTATTGTGCAAACTTGGTGATCTCTCTCAACCCCTCCCTTCAGATATGGCCGAAGAAATATGTGCCACAGATGATGCCCGAGAAGCGCTTGCGAGAGCAAAGAAGGAGGTTGAGAAAGTCAGCATACCAGCCTTAGAGGAACTGGTTCAACAAGAGGGCGTTACTTTTGCAGACATTAAAGCGCTAGAGCTTTAGATTGTCTTAGTTAGATTTCAAACATTTATTTCGCAATCCTTAATTGCGTTTTTTGTAATTATTCGCACTTTTTCGCGCTTAATATTAGTAACATACTTTCATTCCGCAGTTGCAACTTatcttatttatatagcgctttactttattatatattcataattcagacttgccctttgcaatttccacattcgctattgtgcacataacaaacacgtactttatgcgaaacaatcttttaatcattatgaatcttctaagtccgacaaatcgatccttaggaaaatttagcattgcgaagcatctaagcattggcaagatcaaatacttaggaaattttatcctttcgcaatatTTACAATTTAACACAAGTGGacaatttcatcacttggtttttaaaatattaatttgcaATGCATTCTTGCATTATTACAGTATTTAAGCAGGTCATGTTTAGCGAAACCATGCCATTTTACCTAAAGTATCCGCAGAACAAATATTAACTTAGTGTTATAAAAAATAAGTAATTGTATTCTGCAAAAATAAACACCaagcgtggccacacgcagtgtttttgcTTTGTATAAAAACAACTAcgaacactgaaattaactttgctttattcattaCTTTTTCGCGATACGAAGTTCAGAATACAatcgtagcatatcaaacattgatCAAATTTTGACTAAACAAATAATAACTTTTTTTCTACTACAAATTTCTGCACTTATTCAGAGTGGACTGAATGCCCCTCAACACCCGTGTTTTCACTTGCCATAATCATAGCTCAAAATGGCTCTACTTCTGCAGAAGTTAGCATGTCAATTCCCTTATTAGCAGAAAATTTAACCATTCCATGTATAGTAGAAGggatagcgccaaacatgcgcaaagcagtacgcccaagtatcatattgaatcgcgacTGACTTCGCATTATATAAAGATTCAATAAAGCTTGTCGCCTTAACGACTCATCGCAATCATCAACTAGCTCAATTTGCAACTCCAATTGACCAATAGCCCAAGTTGACTCTCCTGAAAATCCTGCAAGTGAaatcgcagtaggtttcatcaaagcctgaACATCTGCGGGCAGTTTGCTAAAACATTGTTCGTACATAACATCTACACTACTACCAGTATCCACATGAACCTTCATAATCATTATACCAGTATTTGCAATGCGACATGAAACCACCACTGGTTTGTCTACATTCGTAGTCAGATTTGTAGGAGGAAAAGTAATAGAAGGACATTTCCAGCTTGCAATCTGTTCAGATATTTGAAATACCAACATTTCGCCCTGCACCTCTACCACGTTAATGACCTGaattccgcgctgattttctttcttaCTTACTGTTTTTACTCCCAAATTTTTCACCGCAGGAGCCTTCCTCTCAGCCACATTTGGTACGTTTGGAGCATTAGCTTCTGCAGGCATCATAATCGCATTCGCAGTACTTGTAGTACCCTGcgcgattaaatggtccagcttgccttgctcATAAGCCTCCGCGATCAGTCCCACTAAATCTCTAcagcgattggtgtcatgaccatagtcatcatggaaaacacaaaacttTAACCTATCCCGCCTGCTATTCTCCCCtaaaggctgcggatcaggaaaagacttagcaaccctttcttgtaacaaaatttccttaggcgtttttgttaacatctgaatgatattgaaagaCTCATTGTTCCAttttcgcgtagaatagcgatctCGACGaccatatccatggttatcattcTGACCTTGAAACCTATCATTTCGCAGGTAACCACTGCCGCCATTTCTCCGCGAAAAACCGTTACCGCGGTAATTATCACTGTTGCCATCGCGAAAAGAATCATTGTCATCCCGCCGACTTTTTTCTTTACCCCACCCACATGTAGGAGTTATAGTACTATCTTCTCCACCACGGAGATAGtcatatgtttcctgttgaacCTTAGCAAAAGTTGGTGGAACATCTCTTCGCAATCTTCGCACAAGTGTTGGATGTCGCTGtgggttaatagcatgcaaaaaaccaGAAACTTTTTGGTCTTCATTTAAACTTGGTATCTTTTGGCACTCAtaaatgtaccgcgtaagtaaCGTGCTCAGAGTTTCTTTGTTTCCTTGTTTAATATCATGACATTCTATATTTGTTTTCTTCTGCggtaaaagattctgaaaatgcaacAAAAATTTATCGCGAAGATCAATGAAACCAATGATACTGCGAGCTTGCAGGCTATGAAACCACTCCCTAGCGGATCCTTGCAAGACCATAGGGAATACTCTGCACGCAACCGGTTCATCCCAATTATAGGTGCTTACCACACCTTCAAATCGCTGCAAAAAGTCTAAGGGGTCAGTTAACCCTGAATAAACTCCCAACGTCGCTGGCACAATAGGCAGTGTAACAATTGGATAATTAGAAATATGCTGGACAAACTTGTCTGCAGCAGTGGTGATTTCAGTGgccttttttgtgcgagtatcagTATTGTCTGCACAAAACATGGCGATCATATCTTGCAAAAAATTTGGTTGCTCAAATGTATGTTGCATTGATTTAGGCGCAATGCTTCTAAAAGCATCTGCTAAAAAATTTTGAGCACTTTCCTTGCAACACAGCATCAGATGCTTCACCTTCATTCCCATGACGAGGAAAAGGTGTTGGTGGTCACCTTCGCTTAACTTGTAGAATTTTTACAAATTCTTCCGCAttgtccgaatcatcagaaaattcattCTCTTCTCTTGGCACTTTCGCATTTTTCGAATTATAAacagaatttaagataacacattcATCCGCACCATCGCTATCACTATAGAGATGATCAGTGACTAAGCGATCAGCTTGTGATCCAGAATCATTCAACGGCCATAAGTAAGTTCGCGGTACACGAGATTCGCAAAAATCTTTTCTAGCTTGCTTAATAGCCGTGCCAAGTATTTTGTCTGCTTTGCCAGTCAAAACCTTTAATCGCTTACCATCAGCGATGGTTTCCTCACGATGTTGCTGCAAATTTCTGCGCGCAACCATTTTTTCAGCAGCAACCTTTAGTTGCGAATCAGCGTTAACAGGATTGCCACTAGGCGCTTTATCTAGCGATTCCTTCCCTGAACTACCCGCGATAGTATTAACTTGTGCTTGTATACCACTTAACAAGGCATTTTGCGAATCATTAACCAATTCATCAGCATTGATGGAACCTCCTGCGTGTTTCATGTTAGCTGCCATATTCAACGACCAAATCAACTAATACGCTTCAGCGACTTCCTGCAAATCATCGTAACAATACACgatttaaattaaaccaagcaatTGATTGTTTGTcagcacaaaacaaaaaatttcaagtttaattcataaaacgtgtcccacggatggcgccaattgatcaattcaTAATTAATGAATTACTTAATTACGAATTGATTGCAATAATATTatgatggaggatgggatgtttgatgattattttgggccccgatgatcgtctttcactttagcaatcaagtgatcaaccaccccgacccggtcttgattgtcaattagcatgattcaccttagcgcgatgtaaaaatcccttgggcaagatcacaagtggaaatcacaaaggcttgggcaaatggcaaagaatcaacaacctataaatgagaggccatgctctaTTTTTATAGTATTCTAAACATTCGCGGTCTGCAGattgcttaactatccgcggaaatttATTGAAATGACCCGCATTCTTTTATAAGCGCGGAAGCATAACTGTtttacttattttcagcgaatattccatAACTTTGGATTATAGTTCGCGCAATTCTGTTCTTaacctttagcaaataaaatatacatatacaatgctatgtatatgatcaattaCAATAGTGATAAATATCGCAAGTTTAATAACAACAAGGGGgaggaagtcaaaggtttaaaaacaaccacGCTGATAATGTTGCATGATAAAAGACCTCACGAAAACACCAAAAGAAATATTAGCTATAGAGGCAGTATGCAAAAGCTTCGATCCCCcgatacctttgtcaaaatatgggAATATAGGTAAAAGAAAATTTTGCGATattcatgatgattatggtcatgaaaCCAATGAATGTCGGTATTTAATCGAAAAGGTAGTCACTGAACTTAAAAGAGGAAGATTGCAACAGTTGAAGAAAGGTGGAAAAATATCAAGTGAGAAGCCAAAAGGAGAAAAAGAGTATCCATGGCAAAGAAATAATGATGGAAGGGAAACGGACAAAACCATTAACATGGTGACTGGCGGGAAAATCAGAGACGCAAATTAGAATCGTCAGAGGAATGGGAAAACGCTCCCATCCTATTTCCGGCCGTAGCGCAAGAACCCTCGGATTCACAATTAAAGGGAGCATTAAAAGCTATGGGTACATCATAAAACGATTGCACGTAGACACTGGTTGCGGTGTTGATATAATGTATGTACATTATTTCTGGTTGCTGCCTAGAGCAGTACGAGCTAAGATAATAGCTCCTAGCACCGCATTATCAGGGTTTTCTGGGGAGTCCGCATGGCCAATTAGGATCATCGAATTGGAATTAGAACTGGTAGATGATGATAATAAGGAGTTAGTAAGAAGTACAACAGTAGAATTTGCTGTAGTAAGGTCTTACTCgaaatatgataatgctaaaaacgaacatatatttcatagcattatccctcaagaacgacaagcttttagttgcaattgttctatttactagtgatatccgtttaaataataaaaggtgaagataaaatacagatgcgatgaattgaagaagcaaacgaccaaaaagctcaaaagtacaaagtacaatcaaagaggttccaattattgatgagaaacgtctcaaaattacaagagtacaagccgtaaaatgcaaagtacaagatattaaattatacggaaggacgttcgaaaatccgaaaccgagacatgaaccagctttcaacgtacgacgcaacggatcggaaattataaattaattatgtatataaatataatataatatataattaattatataaattatatatttatattatatttataataaaatccgtcggcagactaagatccaaacttggatgagctggaatcatgacctccgcactcgcggagctttgaagaccaaaacGCACCGCACTCACGGAGCACTCTCtgcctataaaagaacatgcatttcgacgatttatatataccttttatattttatatatatttttctttccccatttttatgtatcaagtatcactccaaatcgtaatctcaatttgtaattttaattttaagttagtgataataataaggatcgattagtcgaatgttttaaggttttgtaagtcgaaactctgtccgtgtaccactacgctaataacacccactgtaagttatgtttatgttattttcattaatgtctcatagctaagttattattatgcttatttaatgccgaagtaatcatgatgttgggctaaatactaaaattgggtaattgggctttgtaccataattggggtttggacaaaagaacgacacttgtggaaattagattatgggctattaatgggctttatatttgtttaactaaatgatagtttgttaattttaatataaagatttacaattggacatacctataaataaccatatacactcaatcggacacgatgggcgggatatttatatgtacgaataatcgttcatttaaccggacacgggaatggattaatagtctatggaattattaaaacaagggtgaaattatgtacaaggacacttggtgtaattattaaacaaagtattaagaccttgttacagtttaagtccccaattagttggaatatttgacttcggatataaggataatttgatgaggacactcgcactttatatttatgactgatggactgttatggacaaaaaccagacggacatattgaataatccaggacaaagaacaattaatccatgggaataaactaaaatcaacacgtcaaacatcatgattacggaagtttaaataagtataattcctttattttcatatttaattgcacttctaattatcacatttttatttattgtcattgtatttaattgcacttttaattatcacactttttaattattgcaattttatttcatcgcacttttatttattgcaatttcattatcgttattaattttacgctttaaattaagtcttttatttatttaatattttacattaggttttaactgcgactaaagttttaaaatcgacaaaccggtcattaaacggtaaaaacctcctttttataataataatattacttatatatatttgtatttttataagataaaactaatatagcgttaaactttgtttaaaagatttccctgtggaacgaaccggacttactaaaaactacactactgtacgattagatacactgcctataagtgttgtagcaaagtttagatatatccattctataaatgaataaatatcttgtgtaaaattgtatcatatttaatagtatttcctagtaaaatataagctatttcatatacgcctcgcataacatcaagtatttttggcgccgctgccggggaacttaaacgccgaaagcgcaacgctaaaaataagaagaaaaaaaataatatatttatatttttaagagtttataatatttataaagtaaataagtatttttattttagttttaaaattaaatttttatttaagttatatttatattttttatattttataaaacagaaaaagtaaaaaaataaaaaataaaaaatctgatcctgcataaaaatcgaacctttctcagctgaaactgacccctccgtgactcgcggagcttttgaactgggactaaccgcactcgcggaggtcctctgacaggtcaacatagtacgcattaattacagtttagagttttattaataataattattattattaaccctaattaggttttaaatatttaattaatttgttttagttttaattaatttttttatttagtttaattagttttaaaaattataaaattaatacttttataaaataaataatataaaaataatatttttataaaaattataattttataaactttaagtttatttttatattttgtatctttttatttgttttagcataatttgtattttttttatcgttcgtacttagttttaaatatagtatttgccatagttatttttatttctagatttttaggctttgccgttaaatccctcaagtgctttttctttagactaagatctaggtgctttagaattttgcgataccgtttttagtttttagttcctttttaagttattgccatttgggatatagtatttcttttaagctttaatatttttagacgcaaattttaattttcagtttttagtgcctttttaagtttagac comes from Rutidosis leptorrhynchoides isolate AG116_Rl617_1_P2 chromosome 4, CSIRO_AGI_Rlap_v1, whole genome shotgun sequence and encodes:
- the LOC139841908 gene encoding uncharacterized protein; its protein translation is MGMKVKHLMLCCKESAQNFLADAFRSIAPKSMQHTFEQPNFLQDMIAMFCADNTDTRTKKATEITTAADKFVQHISNYPIVTLPIVPATLGVYSGLTDPLDFLQRFEGVVSTYNWDEPVACRVFPMVLQGSAREWFHSLQARSIIGFIDLRDKFLLHFQNLLPQKKTNIECHDIKQGNKETLSTLLTRYIYECQKIPSLNEDQKVSGFLHAINPQRHPTLVRRLRRDVPPTFAKVQQETYDYLRGGEDSTITPTCGWGKEKSRRDDNDSFRDGNSDNYRGNGFSRRNGGSGYLRNDRFQGENSRRDRLKFCVFHDDYGHDTNRCRDLVGLIAEAYEQGKLDHLIAQGTTSTANAIMMPAEANAPNVPNVAERKAPAVKNLGVKTVSKKENQRGIQVINVVEVQGEMLVFQISEQIASWKCPSITFPPTNLTTNVDKPVVVSCRIANTGIMIMKVHVDTGSSVDVMYEQCFSKLPADVQALMKPTAISLAGFSGESTWAIGQLELQIELVDDCDESLRRQALLNLYIMRSKMAWFR